In the genome of Telluria mixta, the window GCCGGCGACCAGCACGCGCCGCAGCAGGCCTTCCATGTTCTCGATGCCGCCTTCGCGGTGGAACGCAAGAATCGCGGGGTCCGCACGAATGCCCAGGTCACGCTGGGCGTCGTCCGGCTGCGCCCCGACCGCGTACACGGGCCGCGCGCGGCGCAGCAGCGCGTCCAGGTCGGGCGCGACCAGTTGCAGCAACTGGCTGCCCTTGACGTTGACGACGGCGACATCGGCGCCGGCCAGCGCGGCGTGGTCGGCCGGGGTCATGCCGCTGGCCGGGACGATGCGCACGGCCACGTCGGCCGCGGTAAGTTCGGCTTTCAGCGCACGGACGGCCAGCACGGCGGGACGCGATTCGACGTCGCCCAGCAGCAGGGCCAGCGTGCGCGGGGCGGCTTGGGCGATCTGCCCCAACGTCAGCGCGGCCAGCAGGAAAAGCAGGCGGATGAACTTATTCGGGCACATACACGACCTTCCCGTCCGGCAGCTGGTACGCGGTGCCGAGGCGCTTGCCGGCGCCGGACAGCGGCTTGTCGGACACGCGCGTGACCTTGATCTCGGCGCCCTTCTTCGTCATGACTTCGACCTTGCCATCCGATCCCTTCTTGGCAATCGTGACTTCGGACGACGGGTCGAGCAGGTCG includes:
- a CDS encoding DUF2149 domain-containing protein codes for the protein MRYLKQRRGQYAAHGEDPLAGVANLFDASIVFIVAMMLALFSAWNMLDLLDPSSEVTIAKKGSDGKVEVMTKKGAEIKVTRVSDKPLSGAGKRLGTAYQLPDGKVVYVPE